A genomic stretch from Thermonema lapsum includes:
- a CDS encoding calcium/sodium antiporter, translating into MEILRDVAIILFSFYFMSEIVDVLFIKSLDNIAARLKLSESVSGATLLAFGTSAPEIATALFALFLAEAHPATGVGTIVGSAIFQILVVIGFACIANRSKLSWKPILRDSAFYAFSVILLLVFVQDNKLTLLEGAILVGCYILYLTFLNLWMRYIDNESKAAENESYIKEEYAIEDVLPRRGLLRKTIDIVTAPLRLLIRIIPDPAKSSQWTYPVFILCLGFIALASYWMVMAAERLALQIGIPTEIIALTILAGGTSMPEIISSYIVAKQGRGDMAIANAIGSNIFDILMSLGLPVLIYTLMHGDISGIGSANITSSVILLFASLLLVLLAFVLTRFHATRLLGYTLIVIYVVYVWGAYAGWLEV; encoded by the coding sequence ATGGAGATTCTTAGAGATGTAGCCATCATCCTTTTTTCTTTTTATTTCATGTCAGAAATCGTGGACGTACTTTTCATTAAGAGCCTTGACAACATTGCTGCGCGCCTAAAGTTATCGGAAAGTGTATCCGGTGCTACCCTCTTGGCTTTTGGCACCAGTGCCCCGGAAATAGCTACTGCCCTTTTTGCCCTATTTCTTGCTGAAGCACACCCCGCCACGGGCGTAGGTACCATTGTAGGTTCCGCTATTTTTCAAATATTGGTAGTCATTGGCTTTGCATGCATAGCCAACAGAAGCAAACTAAGCTGGAAGCCCATTTTACGCGACAGCGCCTTCTATGCCTTTTCTGTCATCTTGCTGCTTGTTTTTGTTCAAGACAACAAATTAACACTGCTCGAGGGAGCAATATTGGTCGGCTGCTACATCCTTTATCTGACATTTCTCAATCTATGGATGCGATATATTGACAATGAAAGCAAAGCAGCTGAAAACGAAAGTTATATAAAAGAAGAATATGCCATAGAAGATGTTTTGCCTCGGAGAGGTCTCCTGCGTAAGACAATAGACATAGTAACAGCCCCACTACGTTTGTTGATACGTATCATACCCGACCCTGCGAAATCCTCCCAATGGACTTACCCCGTCTTTATATTGTGCCTCGGATTCATAGCACTTGCCTCTTACTGGATGGTGATGGCTGCCGAACGATTGGCATTACAAATAGGTATTCCTACTGAAATCATCGCCCTGACGATTCTTGCAGGTGGCACCTCTATGCCCGAAATCATCTCTTCCTATATTGTAGCTAAGCAGGGTCGGGGCGATATGGCGATTGCCAATGCCATTGGTAGCAATATTTTTGACATACTCATGAGCCTTGGGCTACCCGTACTCATATATACCCTCATGCATGGCGACATCAGTGGTATAGGCAGCGCCAACATCACTTCCTCGGTGATACTGTTGTTCGCCTCTCTGCTTTTGGTTCTCTTAGCTTTTGTTCTCACCCGTTTCCATGCTACCCGCCTGCTGGGTTACACCCTCATAGTTATCTATGTAGTATATGTATGGGGAGCCTACGCCGGGTGGCTGGAAGTATAA
- a CDS encoding aspartate aminotransferase family protein, producing MKHIANYRALFLQHLAQTSPAPLMLEIERAEGIYLYDTDGKKYIDLISGIAVSNVGHGHPAVVKAICEQAQKYLHTMVYGEYVQAPQVCFAQALTSTLPPALNTVYFTNSGAEAVEGAMKLAKRYTGRYEIIAVKNAYHGSTHGALSLQSSETYKRAFRPLLPFVKYINIESQSDLEKITQKTAAIIIEPVRAECGIQIPSKTWMQQLRKRCTETGTLLIFDEIQTGMGRTGTWWALEHYEVAPDILLSAKSLGGGLPLGAFIAPQEIMHTLSHDPILGHITTFGGHPLSCAAGLAAFHIIKEVLPEVEAKGQLIEDLLSNNPHIREIRRKGLMMAVDIGSWEKLQKTIQHALQSGIIVDWFLFNNQSIRIAPPLTITEEEIKEAGYLLNQAIYRAFK from the coding sequence ATGAAACACATAGCCAACTACCGGGCATTGTTTCTTCAGCACCTTGCTCAAACAAGCCCTGCACCGCTTATGTTGGAAATAGAACGTGCCGAAGGCATTTACCTCTACGATACAGATGGTAAAAAATATATAGACCTGATTTCTGGCATTGCTGTAAGTAATGTGGGGCATGGACATCCGGCAGTCGTGAAGGCTATTTGCGAACAAGCACAAAAATATCTCCACACAATGGTATATGGCGAGTATGTGCAGGCGCCGCAAGTGTGTTTTGCACAGGCACTCACCTCTACCCTCCCCCCTGCTTTGAATACAGTTTATTTTACCAACTCCGGAGCCGAGGCAGTAGAAGGCGCTATGAAGTTGGCAAAACGATATACTGGCAGGTATGAAATCATTGCTGTTAAGAATGCTTATCATGGTTCTACGCATGGTGCACTGTCCCTACAGAGTAGTGAAACATATAAGCGGGCGTTTCGTCCTTTATTGCCTTTTGTGAAATATATTAACATTGAAAGTCAAAGTGATTTAGAAAAAATAACACAAAAAACCGCAGCCATCATCATCGAGCCAGTCCGTGCGGAGTGTGGTATACAGATTCCAAGCAAAACATGGATGCAACAACTGCGCAAGCGCTGCACAGAAACGGGAACACTCCTTATTTTCGATGAAATACAAACCGGCATGGGACGCACAGGCACTTGGTGGGCGCTGGAGCATTACGAAGTAGCACCTGATATCCTACTCTCTGCCAAAAGCTTAGGGGGCGGCTTACCTTTAGGTGCATTTATAGCGCCACAGGAAATTATGCACACTTTATCACACGACCCTATATTGGGACACATCACTACCTTTGGAGGACACCCTTTAAGTTGTGCTGCTGGCTTGGCGGCTTTTCATATCATCAAAGAAGTACTGCCAGAAGTAGAAGCCAAAGGGCAACTCATAGAAGACCTACTAAGCAACAACCCGCATATCAGAGAAATCCGACGAAAAGGACTTATGATGGCAGTAGATATAGGCTCATGGGAAAAACTACAAAAGACCATTCAACACGCTCTTCAGTCAGGCATCATTGTAGATTGGTTTTTATTCAACAACCAATCCATACGCATTGCTCCTCCTCTTACCATCACAGAAGAAGAGATAAAAGAAGCTGGTTATTTACTCAATCAAGCAATTTATCGTGCATTTAAGTGA
- a CDS encoding DUF349 domain-containing protein, whose protein sequence is MNYEEKSPKMEQAAQEAPQSQEDVLTNQTENQEVEEEMEEEVSHEEDELPEEDYSTYSKDELYEALRAAHPVNKLSKEEVEQYYRLLTKIEPFFKSIVQDEREQALEKFLADGGEADGFEYRPDEKTKRFFEIAKALRQRRQAIRQELQEALRNNLKRKQEILEALRHIVESIETEETIRHVKHLQAEWRKTGPVPKRFARDLWARYNALIDMFYNNLSIFHELKELDRKKNLEAKEEICAKIEALVELPVREAFRQLKVLQQEYRHVGPVPQEAKAAIWERYKKAVNAIYEKRRREDELFKQQLQENLAKKKALVEKLAPFAEFDSDRIKEWNAKTDEIKAIQQEWEAVGPVPQEEGKEVSKAFWSKFKQFFKRKGEFFQKLDAERQEHLLKKQDLFEQAKAIVEGATEETIEEAAKKLKKLQDEWRKIGSVPEKARKKIEEGFRKLMNEFFDKRRALHNKKEEVFVENLQKKEALIEQIKARTEEALAEVNPEEEIEQWIEAWVAIGHVPHKDISRIQNAFIKAMHELVLRFPGLDEERREELDLSITIRLAKHKAGGERKLHQKRNQIAQKIRSIREEIDTLRNNIEFFGDSPEAAKMREAYEERIAKAQEQLHVLEKKLELINSI, encoded by the coding sequence ATGAACTACGAAGAGAAAAGCCCGAAAATGGAGCAAGCGGCTCAAGAAGCCCCTCAAAGTCAAGAGGATGTGTTGACTAATCAAACAGAGAACCAAGAGGTGGAAGAAGAAATGGAAGAAGAGGTAAGCCACGAAGAGGACGAGCTGCCGGAAGAAGATTATTCCACCTACTCAAAAGATGAGCTTTATGAAGCGCTGCGCGCAGCTCATCCGGTCAATAAACTATCGAAAGAAGAAGTAGAGCAATATTACCGTCTACTTACCAAAATAGAACCCTTCTTCAAGTCCATCGTGCAAGATGAGCGCGAGCAGGCGCTAGAAAAATTCCTCGCCGACGGTGGAGAGGCTGATGGGTTCGAATACCGTCCGGACGAAAAAACCAAACGTTTCTTTGAAATAGCCAAAGCGTTGCGCCAACGCCGGCAAGCCATACGGCAAGAACTGCAGGAAGCACTGCGAAACAACCTGAAGCGCAAGCAAGAAATACTTGAAGCGCTGCGCCACATAGTAGAAAGCATAGAGACGGAAGAAACCATACGACATGTAAAACACTTGCAGGCTGAGTGGCGAAAAACCGGACCAGTGCCTAAGCGTTTTGCGCGCGATTTGTGGGCGCGATACAACGCGCTCATCGACATGTTTTACAATAACTTATCAATCTTCCACGAACTGAAAGAGCTGGATAGAAAGAAAAATCTGGAAGCTAAGGAAGAGATATGTGCCAAAATAGAGGCGTTGGTGGAGTTGCCTGTCCGTGAGGCTTTCCGTCAGCTGAAAGTACTTCAGCAGGAATATCGCCATGTGGGACCGGTACCGCAAGAAGCAAAAGCTGCTATTTGGGAGCGCTACAAAAAGGCAGTAAATGCCATTTATGAAAAACGACGCCGTGAAGACGAGTTATTCAAACAGCAGTTGCAAGAAAATCTTGCCAAGAAGAAAGCGCTGGTTGAAAAGCTTGCACCTTTTGCCGAATTTGACTCCGACCGTATCAAAGAATGGAATGCTAAAACAGATGAAATCAAAGCCATTCAGCAGGAATGGGAGGCAGTAGGACCAGTGCCTCAAGAAGAAGGCAAGGAGGTATCGAAGGCGTTCTGGAGTAAATTCAAACAATTCTTCAAGCGCAAAGGGGAGTTCTTCCAAAAACTGGATGCCGAGCGTCAAGAGCATCTTTTGAAAAAACAAGACCTTTTTGAGCAAGCGAAAGCCATTGTAGAGGGAGCCACCGAAGAAACCATAGAAGAAGCAGCTAAAAAACTGAAGAAACTGCAAGATGAGTGGCGCAAGATAGGCAGTGTACCCGAGAAAGCCCGTAAAAAGATAGAAGAGGGCTTCCGCAAGCTCATGAATGAGTTCTTCGATAAGCGAAGAGCCCTGCATAACAAAAAAGAAGAGGTTTTTGTAGAGAACCTTCAAAAGAAAGAGGCACTCATAGAGCAAATTAAGGCACGCACAGAGGAAGCATTAGCGGAAGTAAATCCGGAAGAAGAAATAGAGCAATGGATAGAAGCATGGGTTGCTATAGGACATGTGCCGCACAAGGATATCTCTCGCATCCAAAATGCTTTCATCAAAGCAATGCATGAGCTGGTATTGCGCTTCCCCGGCTTGGATGAAGAAAGACGCGAAGAACTTGATTTATCTATCACTATACGTCTTGCCAAACACAAAGCAGGCGGTGAACGTAAGCTGCACCAAAAGCGTAATCAAATCGCACAAAAGATACGCAGTATACGTGAGGAAATAGACACCTTGCGTAATAACATTGAGTTTTTTGGTGATTCGCCCGAAGCCGCCAAGATGCGCGAAGCCTACGAAGAGCGCATTGCCAAAGCGCAAGAGCAACTTCATGTGCTCGAGAAGAAGCTGGAGCTGATAAACAGTATTTAG
- a CDS encoding sulfite exporter TauE/SafE family protein has product MIKIGVVLLALGGAFHCVGMCSPLIAALHAGRSRSWQLLYHGGRIFAYLLLGLLLGSIGMGGALFLTQQQLSVLSGALLLVYVWIEWRGANKAGFRLANFFRELGQRYNKQGGGFFLGIANGLLPCGLVYGAAFLSMAEGDMVRAVSNMFIFGLITTILLLGAHRLWHWLLQRFKQLGSGVLLQRFMMVVLAVFLIVRGLGQGGWWSPAIQMNANAQPVVECK; this is encoded by the coding sequence ATGATAAAGATAGGAGTTGTCTTATTGGCTTTGGGCGGAGCTTTTCACTGTGTAGGCATGTGCTCTCCCTTGATTGCTGCCTTGCATGCCGGGCGTTCTCGTAGCTGGCAGTTGCTGTATCATGGCGGGCGCATTTTTGCCTATCTTTTGTTGGGGCTTTTGCTGGGTAGTATCGGGATGGGCGGAGCTCTGTTTCTTACTCAACAGCAGTTGTCTGTTTTGTCAGGGGCTTTGTTGTTGGTTTATGTTTGGATAGAGTGGCGGGGGGCAAATAAAGCTGGCTTTCGATTGGCAAACTTCTTCCGAGAATTGGGGCAACGATACAACAAACAAGGAGGTGGCTTTTTTCTTGGAATTGCTAATGGTTTGTTGCCTTGTGGACTAGTTTATGGAGCAGCCTTCTTGTCGATGGCAGAAGGGGATATGGTCCGGGCAGTAAGCAATATGTTTATTTTTGGTTTGATTACTACGATTTTATTGCTGGGAGCGCATCGTTTGTGGCATTGGTTGTTGCAACGTTTTAAGCAGTTAGGGAGTGGAGTGCTTTTGCAGCGCTTCATGATGGTGGTATTGGCTGTTTTTTTAATAGTCAGAGGGCTGGGGCAAGGCGGATGGTGGAGCCCCGCCATTCAGATGAATGCCAATGCACAGCCCGTAGTAGAGTGCAAGTAA
- a CDS encoding acetyl-CoA C-acyltransferase, whose protein sequence is MGKEVYIVSAVRTPLGSFGGSLSSLSATELGAIAIKGAVEKAGIAFDSVEEVFMGNVVSANLGQAPARQAALYAGLSKATPCTTINKVCASGAKAIVFAAQSIMTGNADIVVAGGMESMSNIPYYVPKARFGYKYGHAELIDGLAKDGLEDAYDKGAMGCYGDATAKKYGISREEQDEYAIRSYKLAAEATEKGYFKNEIVPVEVKSHKGSVVVEEDEEYKKVIFEKIPSLRPAFTPDGTVTAANASTINDGAAALVLMSKEKAEELGVKPIAKVVAYADAAQEPQWFTTAPVAAANKALQRAGLSKDDIEYFEVNEAFAVVALAFSKLMEVPIDKMNIFGGAVSIGHPLGCSGARIMTTLLNVLQQKNAKYGQIAICNGGGGATSIIVERV, encoded by the coding sequence ATGGGTAAAGAAGTTTACATCGTCTCAGCTGTTCGTACTCCTTTAGGTAGTTTTGGAGGTTCCCTTTCAAGCCTATCAGCCACTGAATTAGGGGCAATAGCCATCAAAGGTGCCGTAGAGAAAGCAGGTATTGCTTTCGATTCCGTTGAAGAAGTATTTATGGGAAATGTGGTGAGTGCCAATTTAGGGCAAGCACCCGCGCGCCAAGCTGCCCTTTATGCAGGGCTTTCCAAAGCAACGCCTTGCACTACCATCAACAAGGTGTGTGCTTCCGGCGCTAAAGCCATTGTTTTTGCAGCTCAAAGCATCATGACCGGCAATGCTGATATTGTGGTAGCTGGTGGCATGGAAAGTATGAGCAACATACCTTACTACGTACCCAAAGCCCGCTTTGGATACAAATATGGGCATGCCGAACTCATCGACGGCTTGGCTAAAGATGGATTAGAAGATGCCTATGATAAAGGTGCCATGGGCTGCTATGGTGATGCTACTGCCAAGAAGTATGGCATCAGCCGAGAAGAGCAAGACGAGTACGCCATACGCTCCTATAAGCTGGCAGCAGAAGCCACCGAAAAGGGTTATTTCAAAAATGAGATAGTACCTGTAGAAGTGAAAAGTCATAAGGGTAGTGTAGTTGTTGAAGAAGATGAAGAATATAAAAAAGTAATCTTCGAGAAGATACCTTCATTGCGTCCGGCGTTCACACCCGACGGAACAGTGACAGCAGCTAATGCCTCAACCATCAACGACGGAGCCGCTGCCTTGGTGCTTATGAGTAAAGAAAAAGCAGAAGAACTGGGGGTAAAGCCCATAGCCAAGGTAGTTGCCTACGCCGATGCTGCGCAAGAACCTCAGTGGTTCACTACTGCTCCGGTAGCTGCTGCCAACAAAGCGCTTCAGCGTGCTGGCTTATCAAAAGACGATATTGAGTACTTTGAAGTGAACGAAGCTTTTGCAGTAGTAGCCCTTGCCTTCAGTAAACTCATGGAGGTGCCTATAGACAAGATGAATATCTTTGGAGGGGCTGTATCTATCGGACACCCTCTGGGCTGCTCTGGTGCCAGAATCATGACTACTCTACTCAATGTATTGCAACAGAAGAATGCCAAATATGGACAAATAGCGATTTGTAACGGAGGAGGAGGCGCTACTTCTATCATCGTGGAGCGTGTGTAG
- a CDS encoding FixH family protein translates to MRISWGYKIALLLGGFIAFMSYLVFICVAQDDIHLVDKNYYKEELAYQARIDAITRTRALEQQPVVEYHKTAKKLYIKLPYSGIQEGKIKLYRPSDARLDKEVPIRQDQQEYELDMSGLLPGYWEVKMQWSMDGQSYYMEQKLHL, encoded by the coding sequence ATGAGAATCAGTTGGGGATATAAAATAGCGCTGTTGCTCGGAGGCTTTATTGCCTTTATGAGCTACTTGGTGTTTATTTGTGTAGCACAAGACGATATTCATTTGGTGGATAAAAACTACTATAAAGAAGAGCTGGCATATCAGGCACGTATAGATGCCATTACACGTACAAGGGCACTGGAACAGCAGCCTGTGGTGGAGTACCACAAGACGGCGAAGAAGTTGTATATAAAGTTGCCATATAGCGGTATTCAGGAAGGGAAAATTAAGCTCTATCGCCCATCGGATGCGCGCCTCGATAAAGAAGTACCTATTCGACAAGACCAGCAGGAATATGAGCTGGATATGTCTGGGCTTTTGCCCGGCTACTGGGAAGTAAAAATGCAGTGGAGCATGGATGGACAGTCTTACTACATGGAGCAAAAACTGCATTTGTAG
- a CDS encoding tetratricopeptide repeat protein → MKKSALSIFLFLVSIVVVHAQGGLGNAIMAYEAGKLNQAKAAIDEAIKNPKASTKSKTWYYYGKIYAGIASDPTGLFINLDKDATFKAYEGFKKAMELEPEKKGYYNDAKAEMEQLYAIALNRAVAFYQEQDLDNALKNLELSLNIQPKDTTALIYSAAMAYEADKKDKYVAYTKRFLELDDVSYGRKAEHYYNLILVLYSELKKPEEAIAIIEMGLKENPKDARLYELAAAIYDEQGDAEKAFEYYRKGADLFPDNFVLNANTGFAYYNQAVLVAEEVENMSKSLKKEETEAKLKQMDELLKKALPYLERAHKANSENKDVITVLSKIYYRLKMEDKGKAMDAKLKALGAN, encoded by the coding sequence ATGAAAAAAAGTGCTTTATCTATCTTTCTTTTCCTTGTGAGCATCGTTGTTGTACATGCCCAAGGAGGTCTGGGTAATGCCATTATGGCTTACGAAGCTGGTAAACTGAACCAGGCAAAAGCAGCCATCGATGAGGCTATCAAAAACCCAAAAGCCTCGACGAAATCAAAGACCTGGTATTATTATGGCAAGATATACGCAGGCATTGCTTCTGACCCCACTGGCTTGTTCATTAACTTAGACAAAGACGCGACCTTCAAAGCTTATGAAGGCTTCAAGAAAGCCATGGAATTAGAGCCTGAGAAGAAGGGGTATTATAATGACGCTAAGGCAGAAATGGAGCAGCTGTATGCCATCGCATTGAACCGTGCAGTTGCTTTCTACCAAGAACAAGACCTTGATAATGCTTTGAAAAACCTTGAACTCTCTTTGAATATACAGCCCAAAGACACTACTGCACTTATCTATTCTGCAGCCATGGCTTATGAAGCTGACAAAAAAGATAAGTATGTAGCTTATACTAAGCGCTTTCTTGAATTAGACGATGTGTCTTATGGGCGTAAGGCTGAGCATTACTATAATCTGATTTTGGTTCTGTATAGTGAGCTTAAGAAGCCAGAAGAAGCTATCGCCATTATAGAAATGGGCTTGAAAGAAAATCCTAAGGATGCACGCTTATACGAACTGGCAGCTGCTATATACGATGAGCAAGGAGATGCAGAAAAGGCATTTGAATACTACAGAAAAGGTGCAGACCTGTTTCCTGATAACTTTGTACTCAATGCCAATACAGGTTTTGCCTATTACAACCAAGCTGTTTTGGTGGCAGAGGAAGTCGAAAATATGAGTAAAAGCTTAAAGAAAGAAGAGACGGAAGCAAAACTAAAGCAAATGGATGAATTGCTGAAAAAAGCACTGCCTTATTTGGAACGTGCCCACAAAGCCAATTCTGAAAACAAAGATGTTATCACGGTTTTGAGCAAAATTTACTACCGCCTGAAAATGGAAGACAAGGGCAAAGCGATGGATGCTAAATTGAAAGCATTGGGAGCGAATTGA
- the pdxH gene encoding pyridoxamine 5'-phosphate oxidase has product MDKIASIRREYSSRALSEHEVHKDPVKQFLQWFEEALRSEVLEPNAMHASTIGLDGRPKGRVVLLKGVEDSRFIFFTNYMSNKGKELAKHPWIALTFFWAELERQVRIEGKVSKLSEAASDEYFHSRPRGSQIGAWVSMQSEEIPGRQFLEARMEEVSKQYEGADMIPRPPYWGGYAVEADYFEFWQGRPNRLHDRICYHLENGVWHIARLSP; this is encoded by the coding sequence ATGGATAAAATAGCTTCAATCAGACGAGAATACAGCAGTCGAGCATTGTCCGAGCACGAAGTACATAAAGACCCAGTCAAACAGTTTTTGCAATGGTTTGAGGAAGCCCTCCGTTCGGAAGTGCTCGAACCGAATGCCATGCATGCCTCCACTATCGGCTTAGACGGGCGCCCCAAAGGACGCGTTGTATTATTAAAAGGTGTGGAAGACAGCCGATTCATCTTCTTCACCAATTACATGAGCAATAAAGGCAAAGAATTGGCTAAACACCCTTGGATTGCACTCACTTTCTTTTGGGCTGAACTGGAGCGCCAAGTGCGCATAGAAGGGAAAGTGTCGAAGCTATCGGAAGCAGCTTCCGACGAATACTTTCACAGCCGTCCACGAGGCTCGCAGATTGGCGCTTGGGTATCTATGCAAAGCGAAGAGATACCAGGGCGTCAGTTCCTTGAAGCTCGTATGGAAGAAGTGAGCAAACAATACGAGGGGGCAGATATGATACCACGCCCTCCTTACTGGGGTGGTTATGCTGTGGAAGCAGACTATTTTGAATTTTGGCAGGGGCGTCCCAACCGTCTGCATGACCGCATTTGCTATCATTTAGAAAATGGTGTGTGGCATATCGCCCGCCTATCGCCTTGA
- the gyrA gene encoding DNA gyrase subunit A, with protein MNEQPNVIPINIEDEMRTAYIDYSMSVIVSRALPDVRDGLKPVHRRVLYGMAELGLYHNKPYKKSARIVGEVLGKYHPHGDASVYDTMVRMAQEWSLRYPLVDGQGNFGSIDGDSPAAMRYTEARLKRIAEELLADINKDTVDFQPNFDDSLQEPTVLPAKIPNLLMNGASGIAVGMATNMAPHNLTELVHGILAYIDNPDITIEELMQHIPAPDFPTGGIIYGYKGVKSAYKTGKGRVVIRGRAEVEETKNGKQQIVVTEIPYMVNKASMIEKTAELINEKVIEGISDLRDESDRQGLRIVYELKQGAIPQVVLNNLYKHTQLQSSFSINNVALVKGRPVVLNLKDLIYHFVEHRHEVVVRRARYDLNEAEKRIHILKGYLVALDHLDEVIQLIRAAMDPDTAKQQLIERFALSEIQAKAILDMRLQRLTGLERNKIIEEHDRVAAQIKELKEILDNKSKRMDIIKEELREIQQKYGDERRTDIVHAAGDISIEDMIPDEAMVITVSHQGYIKRTPLAEYRTQSRGGVGAKGVSTKDDDFTEHLFIASNHNYLLIFTEFGKVYWLKVYQIPEGSKTSKGRAIQNLIQIEPDDKIRTILNVPSLDDEDYINNHYVIMCTEQGTIKKTSLEAYSRPRQTGINAINIVDGDRLLDVEITDGDAHIIIATREGQAIHFHESDVRPMGRTATGVRGISLAEGDVVVGMVCVSNEEEDLLVVSEKGYGKRSKVSDYRITRRGGKGVRTMNITGKTGKLVGIKAVSDEDEIMIINKSGITIRMRVSDIRVMGRATQGVRLIKLTKKDDISSIAKVDKDNEEGDTPKSFSQENTLQDSVE; from the coding sequence ATGAATGAGCAACCCAATGTTATTCCTATCAATATAGAAGATGAAATGCGCACGGCTTACATCGACTACTCTATGTCGGTGATTGTGTCGCGTGCCTTACCCGATGTGCGTGATGGACTTAAACCAGTGCACCGCCGTGTATTATATGGCATGGCAGAACTGGGCTTGTACCATAACAAACCCTACAAAAAGTCTGCGCGTATTGTGGGAGAAGTACTGGGTAAGTATCACCCGCATGGCGATGCCTCGGTCTATGACACTATGGTACGTATGGCTCAGGAGTGGTCTTTGCGCTACCCTTTAGTGGATGGTCAAGGTAACTTTGGCTCTATAGATGGAGACTCGCCAGCTGCTATGCGTTACACCGAAGCACGGCTAAAACGCATAGCAGAGGAGCTTTTGGCTGACATCAACAAAGATACGGTTGACTTTCAGCCCAATTTCGACGATTCCTTGCAAGAGCCCACTGTCTTGCCTGCCAAAATACCTAACCTGCTCATGAATGGTGCATCTGGTATTGCCGTTGGTATGGCTACCAACATGGCACCACACAACCTTACAGAATTGGTTCATGGTATTTTAGCTTACATAGATAACCCCGATATTACCATTGAAGAGCTGATGCAACATATTCCCGCTCCTGACTTCCCTACGGGTGGTATCATTTATGGTTATAAAGGAGTGAAATCAGCCTATAAAACAGGTAAGGGGCGTGTGGTGATTCGTGGGCGTGCCGAAGTGGAAGAAACCAAAAACGGAAAGCAGCAAATCGTCGTTACAGAAATTCCCTATATGGTCAATAAAGCCTCTATGATTGAAAAGACGGCGGAGCTTATCAATGAAAAAGTAATTGAGGGAATTTCAGATTTGCGCGATGAATCGGACCGACAAGGTTTGCGTATTGTTTATGAATTAAAACAAGGGGCTATTCCGCAAGTGGTACTTAATAACTTATATAAACACACCCAACTTCAGTCTTCGTTTAGCATCAACAACGTGGCTTTAGTAAAAGGGCGCCCCGTAGTGCTTAATCTCAAAGATTTGATTTATCACTTTGTGGAACATAGACATGAAGTGGTAGTGCGTCGTGCCCGTTATGACCTAAACGAAGCAGAAAAGCGCATTCATATATTGAAAGGTTATTTGGTAGCACTCGACCATCTCGATGAGGTCATTCAACTGATTCGAGCAGCCATGGACCCCGATACTGCCAAACAGCAGCTTATAGAGCGCTTTGCCTTGTCGGAAATACAAGCCAAAGCTATTTTGGACATGCGTCTGCAGCGCTTGACAGGCTTAGAGCGCAACAAAATCATAGAAGAGCACGACAGGGTAGCAGCCCAAATCAAAGAGCTGAAAGAAATCTTGGATAACAAATCCAAACGCATGGACATCATTAAGGAAGAGTTGCGTGAAATACAACAAAAATATGGCGATGAACGCCGTACGGATATTGTCCATGCCGCCGGAGATATCTCTATCGAAGATATGATTCCAGACGAAGCGATGGTCATTACCGTATCGCATCAAGGATACATAAAAAGAACACCGCTTGCAGAGTACAGGACACAGAGCCGGGGAGGAGTAGGTGCCAAAGGGGTTTCTACTAAAGATGATGATTTTACAGAACACCTTTTTATCGCTTCCAATCACAACTACCTGCTTATATTTACCGAGTTTGGTAAGGTATATTGGCTGAAGGTGTATCAAATACCGGAAGGTAGCAAAACATCTAAAGGTAGAGCCATTCAAAACTTGATACAAATAGAACCGGACGACAAGATAAGAACCATCCTGAATGTCCCCAGCTTGGATGATGAAGACTACATAAATAATCACTATGTGATTATGTGTACTGAGCAGGGCACAATCAAGAAAACTTCACTCGAAGCTTATTCTCGTCCACGCCAAACTGGAATCAATGCCATCAATATAGTGGACGGCGATCGCCTGTTGGATGTAGAAATTACAGATGGCGATGCTCATATCATCATAGCCACCCGTGAAGGACAGGCAATTCATTTTCATGAGTCGGATGTGCGCCCCATGGGAAGAACCGCTACCGGGGTGAGGGGGATAAGCCTTGCCGAAGGTGATGTCGTAGTAGGTATGGTTTGTGTGTCTAATGAAGAGGAAGATTTGTTGGTCGTTTCAGAAAAAGGCTATGGTAAACGCTCCAAAGTGAGCGACTACCGCATTACCCGCCGTGGTGGTAAGGGGGTGCGCACCATGAATATTACAGGAAAAACCGGTAAGTTGGTTGGTATTAAAGCCGTAAGTGATGAGGATGAAATTATGATTATCAATAAATCGGGTATCACTATCAGAATGCGAGTAAGTGATATACGTGTAATGGGACGTGCCACCCAAGGGGTGCGTCTTATTAAGTTGACAAAAAAAGACGATATATCCTCTATTGCAAAAGTCGATAAAGACAACGAAGAAGGGGATACACCCAAAAGCTTTTCACAAGAGAATACACTGCAGGATTCAGTAGAATAG